CAAGAATTACTATAAGACTTGAGTGCAACTTCAGAGACCACTTTAAATTTATCTCTAATACGAACATTTATAAGAAATTAGATTAAATCGAcattcataaaaaattaaattagtttgGTAAAATTCAAATCGTACAATAAAACTATATATCCAACAAATTACCTAGCAAAATGTACAACATGCTTTTCTATTGGGTTATCCTTAATTGAGTTGATAAATGATATCTTTTTTTAGTGTCTAAAAGTAAAATAGtatcaaataaatataaaaaattaacttttaattagttaatactAGTAAAttgttattataaaattattttttaatcctagttttaaaagatatagaatttaaaaacaaaaaaaaatttaaaaaattaattgatattGACCAAAAGAAGTTGACCGCCAATTAAGCTTAAATATATATACCCCACAATGAACCAAGCAACAACCAAGATGGACAAGCACCCGCAAATTGTTTTCTAGATGCTGGCTTTATTTTCATTGAGGCAGATAAAAAAGTCAACTGCTGCCCATAGACATCTCCAACTTGATGcctttatcatcatcatcttcaactGTCATGATTAtaatttgatgattttattTATGATGAATATGAATTATGAAGCCATAGCCTACAAGCCTAAAATAAATGAACGCAACAACTAACTCTGAAAATTGAGGCGAGTGTTTTTTGACCGTCTTTTTTCAAGTAGCTTTCATGTGACTGTGAAAGTTGATGCTTgaacaaaacaaaagaagaagagataaAGTGACTGATTTAGAAGAAGATTTCAAAGTCCAAAGAAAGAGACAGACACAGAGAGCAGAAGGAAGAAAATTCAACACTTTCAGAAagctgttttatttttattttcttttttgggTAGAATAATGTTTTCAACCCTACCACTCCTACTACTAATGCTCCTTAGAGTTAAACAATGTTAAAGTTGAATTAGATTTGATATTCTTCGATCTTGTAGTTTTAGCTTTCAGTTCCAACTGATTTGGTATCATGAAGGGTGTTCTAATTTCCATCAACTTTATCTTTTGTTGCTTCTTACTGTTTTTGGATTCATCAACTTCACTTCCTTTATGCGTTGACTCAAGTATGTTCGTCCTTTCTTCTTTTGCCATTTTTTCTTATGcacatgcttttgtttttcttaatATTGTTTTTGTTTGGTGTAGGTGCACCTTTCATCCTCAATAGCACACTTGAATTTTGTCCTTACAATGGAAGCACTTGCTGCAACTCCACAGAAGATGCACAAATTCAGAAACAATTCCAGCTTATGAACATCTCTGATACTACCTGTGCCTCAGCTCTGAAATCGATACTTTGTGCGGTAAGGTTCTGTTCTTCCCAACACCAACAATTGTGCGGTAAAGTTGAGGTGTCTATGAAAAAGGAACCAGAAAAGTGAAGAAGTAACAAAATCTTTTCCCCTTAATTAATGGGTTACACTTGGTTGAGTTATGCCATTAAGATTTAAGATAATAATGTTATCTCTTTATGAATCTTGAAAATTTGATTGCTTGAAAAATCTGCATATTGCAAGTAATTTGTTGACTAACCAGTAATAGTGACCAATTTTATTCCATACTTTATGccataaaataattaaatatttatctaGTCATATACTCACATGTTCATATTTGAAAGTTTGAGTCTCAAGCCTCACTCAATTCCTCAACATAGATGAAGCACAGTTTTCAAAAGTCTAGGAACAAACTATTCCTTTGTGGATTATTTGCATAATTTTCAATGTTAGAAGAAGTTATTTGTCCTGTAAACTCATAACTTGTCTCTATGCAGTTCCTTTCATTGTAActtgatttattttttctaGAGGTGTGATCCGTATTCGGCCGAGCTGTTTACAGTTCAATCGACGCCCCGGTCAGTTCCCTTGCTCTGCAATTCCACCATTGCATCCAATTCCTCCCAGTCAAAGGCAGTAGCAGTGGAAGACTTCTGCTCTCAAGTCTGGGAATCATGTCAATCTGTGTCAATAAAGAACTCGCCATTTTCGCCTTCATTACAAGGCCAAGCAGGGAGAACACCATCTAAAAGCAATCCAAGCAAACTCACAGATCAATGGCAGTCGAAAACAGATTTTTGTACTGCATTTGGTGGATCCTCCACTAGTGAATCTGTATGCTTTGAAGGAGAACCTGTTGCATTAAAGAACACTGACTCAGAAGCTCCTATTAGTCCTCCACATGGCTTGTGCCTGGAAAAAATTGGCAATGGATCCTATCTCAACATGGTTGCTCATCCAGATGGCACGAACCGTGCATTCTTCTCGAATCAGAAGGGACAAGTTTGGTTAGCAACTATTCCTGCTGATGGATCAGGAGGACAATTGCAGCTTGATGAGTCAAGTCCCTTTGTTGATCTAACTGATATGGTTTATAGTGATGCTAAACTTGGAATGATGGGAATGGCATTCCATCCGAAATTCGCAGAAAATGGCCGGTTCTTCGCCTCATTCACCTGTGACAAAGATAAGTGGTCTGGTTGTAATGGAATATGTTCTTGTAATTCAAATGTTAATTGTGATCCTTCAAAGATAGGCACAGGTAGTAGTGGTGTACAACCCTGCCAATACCAAGCTGTTGTTGCTGAATATACTGCTAATGGTACCGCGTCTCAGCCTTCATCGGTACTGATCTCTACACACACAAAAGTAGTTTCTATAATGAGTTTAATTTGAAAAATTCTTAGGTGTTTATGCAGCGTATTATGTAATGTGCCGATAATTAATAAGAAAATGTCATAACAGATAAGAGTTTTAGTGGTCATTTCCTCCATGAGCTTCCAAGAATTATTCATTTAATGCAATGTCATGATTAATAGGACTACATTAAAGTACTAAGATGTTATTGAATTTTCAGGCTGTAAGTGCTAAACCAACAGAGGTGAGAAGGATATTTACCATGGGGTTGCCTTCTAATACTGAGAATGGAGGTCAGATTCTCTTTGGACCT
Above is a genomic segment from Arachis stenosperma cultivar V10309 chromosome 1, arast.V10309.gnm1.PFL2, whole genome shotgun sequence containing:
- the LOC130938332 gene encoding HIPL1 protein-like yields the protein MKGVLISINFIFCCFLLFLDSSTSLPLCVDSSAPFILNSTLEFCPYNGSTCCNSTEDAQIQKQFQLMNISDTTCASALKSILCARCDPYSAELFTVQSTPRSVPLLCNSTIASNSSQSKAVAVEDFCSQVWESCQSVSIKNSPFSPSLQGQAGRTPSKSNPSKLTDQWQSKTDFCTAFGGSSTSESVCFEGEPVALKNTDSEAPISPPHGLCLEKIGNGSYLNMVAHPDGTNRAFFSNQKGQVWLATIPADGSGGQLQLDESSPFVDLTDMVYSDAKLGMMGMAFHPKFAENGRFFASFTCDKDKWSGCNGICSCNSNVNCDPSKIGTGSSGVQPCQYQAVVAEYTANGTASQPSSAVSAKPTEVRRIFTMGLPSNTENGGQILFGPDDGYLYFMMGDGSGTGDPYNFAQNKKSLLGKIMRLDIDNIPSAAEISKQGLWGSYSIPKDNPFSQDNGSQAEIWALGLKTPWRCSFDSERPSYFFCGDAGQDLYEEVDLITKGGNYGWRVYEGPYPFTPNESPGGNTSKDSINPIMPILGYNHSEVNKNEGSACIIGGYMYRSNTDPCMYGRYLYADLYSVAVWEATEDPVNSGNFSKSRIPFSCSHDSPIKCDPEPGTSLPAIGYIYSFGEDNNKDVYILTSKGVYRVVRPSRCSYTCSQEKATAEAPSPSTSPSHACRNFSIYQFLQISFFLLLLICFV